One region of Ornithorhynchus anatinus isolate Pmale09 chromosome X5, mOrnAna1.pri.v4, whole genome shotgun sequence genomic DNA includes:
- the ORNANAV1R3098 gene encoding vomeronasal 1 receptor ornAnaV1R3098 yields MMNLSDFIWGIFFLVQTSVGILGNIMLLTVYINIFIIQPQQKKPTDLILAHLTMANTVALLTRGVPETMVGFGMKNILDDIECQFIMYSNRVSRGLSICTTSLLSVFQAITISPSNSHWTQLKPKITNYTLPSFLFFWILNLLIYLEIISSTRATKNYTVVGYTYVSKYCSLFPRGDYIGATVCLTATTFRDLFFVGVMSWSSGYMVMVLYQHRKKVQHIHSTSLSHAAPVETKVIQTILLLVTCFVCFYWINCCITLLLSFVKEYNAQLQNTSSFLAVGYPTVCPYLLISRDPRVPKPHCSLKRMGNLSPPMGSREKHISTQSSPPLRCISP; encoded by the coding sequence ATGATGAATCTGAGTGACTTTATTTGGGGAATTTTCTTCCTTGTTCAGACCAGTGTGGGGATCCTAGGGAACATAATGTTGCTCACAGTGTATATCAACATCTTCATCATTCAGCCTCAGCAGAAgaagcccacagacctgatccttgcccacctGACCATGGCCAACACAGTGGCACTTCTCACTCGAGGGGTCCCAGAGACGATGGTGGGCTTTGGGATGAAGAATATTCTGGATGATATTGAGTGCCAATTCATCATGTACTCGAACAGGGTCTCCCGTGGCCTTTCCATCTGTACCACGAGTCTTTtaagtgtgttccaggccatcaccatcagtcccagcaacTCCCATTGGACCCAGCTCAAACCCAAGATCACCAACtacaccctcccttccttcctcttcttctggatcCTCAACCTGTTGATCTACTTAGAAATAATCTCATCCACTCGAGCCACCAAAAATTACACAGTTGTGGGATATACCTATGTTTCAAAATATTGTTCCCTGTTTCCCAGGGGTGATTATATAGGTGCCACTGTATGCTTAACTGCCACAACTTTCCGGGATCTCTTCTTTGTGGGTGTCATGAGCTGGTCCAGCGGCTACATGGTGATGGTGCTGTACCAACACCGCAAGAAAGTCCAGCACATCCACAGCACCAGTCTCTCCCATGCAGCCCCTGTGGAGACCAAAGTCATCCAAACCATCCTGCTCCTGGTCACCTGCTTTGTTTGCTTTTATTGGATCAATTGCTGCATCACGCTTCTTCTCAGTTTTGTGAAGGAGTACAATGCTCAGCTACAGAATACGTCATCCTTTCTGGCCGTAGGTTACCCCACCGTCTGCCCCTACTTGCTGATCAGCAGGGATCCCCGAGTCCCCAAGCCCCATTGTTCCCTCAAAAGAATGGGAAACCTATCTCCTCCCATGGGCTCTAGGGAAAAACACATATCCAcccaatcctctcctcccctcagatgTATTTCCCCTTGA
- the LOC100093468 gene encoding olfactory receptor 2W3-like, with amino-acid sequence MGRWSPISMLPAGKVDRIPLLLGATSKETSAFFLEGLGKVTGRANASWGGGFILLGFSDQPQLEKLLSMLISIFYVLTLMGNGTIILVACLDAQLHTPMYFFLSHLAILDLTLINCVIPQMLVNLWGPDRTIPFAGCAVQLFISLGLGGTQCVFLAFMAYDRYIAICQPLHYVLVMHPGLCWKLLAISWGLGFGNSSLHTPLTLSLPRCGHHQINHFFCENPPLVKLACVDTSSYEAEIFVLSVFFLLIPLLFILVSYGFIARAVLEVKSAAGRRKASGTCGAHLAVVSIFYGSILFIYLQPKDQVSQDADKFVALFYNLITPALNPLIYTLRNEDVKGAIRRLVLERRGVQIIQA; translated from the exons ATGGGGCGATGGTCGCCGATCTCGATGCTTCCTGCTGGAAAAGTTGATCGCATACCTCTTCTACTTGGGGCGACTTCGAAGGAAACGTCGGCTTTCTTCTTGGAGGGGTTGGGAAAGGTCACGGGGAGAGCAAATGCCAGTTGGGGAGGAGGCTTCATCCTGCTAGGTTTCTCGGACCAGCCGCAGCTAGAGAAGCTCCTCTCCATGCTTATCTCCATCTTCTATGTCTTGACTTTGATGGGCAATGGGACCATCATCCTGGTGGCCTGCCTGGACGCCCagctccacacccccatgtacttcttcctctcccacctggccATCCTGGACCTCACCCTCATCAACTGTGTCATCCCTCAGATGCTTGTCAACCTGTGGGGTCCAGACAGGACCATCCCCTTTGCTGGCTGTGCAGTTCAGCTCTTCATCTCGCTGGGGTTAGGTGGGACCCAGTGTGTCTTCCTGGCCTTCATGGCCTATGACCGCTACATTGCCATCTGTCAGCCCCTCCACTATGTGCTGGTCATGCATCCCGGTTTGTGCTGGAAGCTCTTGGCTATCTCCTGGGGCCTGGGCTTTGGCAACTCATCCCTGCACACCCCCCTcaccctgtccctgccccggTGTGGCCACCACCAGATCAACCATTTCTTCTGTGAAAATCCACCCCTCGTCAAGTTGGCCTGCGTGGATACCTCGTCGTATGAGGCAGAGATTTTTGTGTTGAGCGTCTTTTTCCTCCTGATCCCCCTCCTATTCATCCTGGTCTCCTATGGCTTCATCGCTCGGGCTGTGCTGGAGGTCAAGTCCGCTGCAGGGCGGCGTAAGGCTTCCGGAACCTGTGGGGCCCATCTCGCTGTGGTGTCAATCTTCTATGGCTCCATCCTCTTCATCTACCTTCAGCCCAAGGACCAGGTCTCCCAGGACGCTGACAAGTTTGTGGCTCTCTTCTACAACCTCATCACTCCGGCACTGAATCCGCTCATCTACACCCTGAGGAATGAGGATGTGAAGGGGGCGATAAGGAGGTTGgtgctggagaggaggggagtgcaAATAATACAG GCTTAA